GAAGTGCTTTTGAAATGGCAGCTAAAAGACTTGGAGCTCAGGTAATCTCTTTAGATGTAGGAAGAAGCTCAAGAAGCAAAGGTGAAACTATCTTTGACACTATTGCAAATATCAATGCAATGAAACCAGATGCTATTACTATTAGACATAGCGAATGTGGTTTACCAGGAAGTTTAGTTGACCATGTAGATTGTCCGATTATCAATGCCGGTGATGGAAAACATGCTCACCCAACTCAAAGTTTATTAGATTTATTTACTATTTATGAACATTTTAATGGTCAAGTTGAAGGTAAAAAAGTTGCAATTATTGGAGATGTAAAAAGTTCAAGAGTTGCAGGTTCAAATAGAAGACTTCTTCCTAGATTTGGAATGGATGTTTGTTTTGTTGCTCCTGATTGTTTTAAATATGAAGATAGTGAGTTTAAACAATATGATACTTTAGATGAAATTATTGATGAGGTTGATGTTGTTATGAGTTTAAGAACTCAACTTGAAAGACATGATGAAGTATATTTTACATCATTAACTGATTATGCAAAGAATTATTGTATTACAAAAGATACTTTTGGAGATAGAGATATTTTATTACTTCACCCAGGACCAGTAAATAGAAATATTGATATAAGTGATGAGATGTTAGTTGACCCTAGAAATAAAATCTTAGAGCAAGTAAGAAATGGTGTTGCTGTAAGAATGGCAATTTTAAAGAAGCTTATAAAATAAACTAGTTAAATAATTTGAATAAAAACCTACAAAGTATACTAAATAAATATGGCTCTTTAAAAGAGCCATTTTTTTTTACAATATCTTATGATTTATCACAATTTTATATAAAACCCTTAGAAGAACTTCCTAGTGATATAAAATTTGAGATAAATGAAAAAATATCTTCAAAACTTTCACACAAAGAAAGCTTAGTAAAAACTCCAATTTCTTTTGATAAATATAAGAAAAGTTTTGAAACTTTACAAAATCATATAAAAGAAGGTAATTCATATATTTTAAATCTAACTGCAAAAACAAGGATTGAAACAAAATTTAGTTTAGATGAGATATATGAAAAAGCAAATGCAAAATATAAATTAAAATTTTTTGATAAATTTGTCTGTTTCTCTCCTGAAAAATTTGTAGAGATAAAAAAGAATAAGATAGCAACTTACCCTATGAAAGGGACAATTGATAGTAGTATTGAAAATGCAAGTGCCAAGATTTTAGGAAATATAAAAGAGATGGCAGAACATACTATGGTTGTAGATTTACTTAGAAATGATTTAGGAATTGTGGCAAATAAAATTAAAGTAGAGAAGTTTAGATATATTGATAAAATAAATGCAGGAGATAAAAAACTTCTACAAGTAAGCTCTAAAATCTCAGGTCAATTAGATGAAAATTGGCATGCTAAAATAGGGGATATTTTAACTGCACTTTTACCTGCTGGTTCTATAACTGGAACACCAAAGAAAAAAACTGTTGAAATACTAAAAGAGAATGAAAATTATGATAGAGGTTTTTATACTGGTATTTTTGGAGTTTATGATGGAAATTCTTTAAACTCTTGTGTGATGATAAGATTTATTGAAAAAGATGAAGAAGGAAACCTTTATTATAAAAGCGGTGGAGGAATTACTTGTGATTCAAATGTTGAAGATGAATATAAAGAACTTATTGACAAAGTCTACTTACCTTTTTAATTACAAAAAGATTACATAAAAACTTATTTTTTAACCTTGTAACCATAAAGTATTTTTATTATTTTAAAATCCTTGAAATTTTTTTAAGGAGAAGATTATGAGAAACACTATTTTTGTAATAGAGTACACAAAGGGTAGTGATAAAGGCTTTGATGGTTTTAGACCCGATACTAAACCAATTTTAAATGCAATTGAAGAGGTAACTGACTATAAAACAGAGATTGTTTTTTATAGACCAAATAGAAAATATGAACTACTTGACTATTTAAAAGAGAAAGCAGTAGCTGTTATAAGTAGAATCAATCCTGGTAACTTAAAAGAAGTTGATGAATATTTCCAATTTTTAAAGGCTTTAGGAAATTCAGGAGTTGAAGTACATACTCATCCAGATGTTATGATTAATCTTGATTTTAAAGATATTTTAGCCAAACTAAAAGGAACTAGACTAGGGGATAAGGATACTTATTTTTATAATACCTTTACTGATTTTGCAAGAAAGTTTCCCTCTGATTTAGACAAGTATGGAATTAGAGTTTTAAAAACAAACTATGGTTCTACAGGGGAGGGTGTATATTTAGTATCTAAAAAAGATGATGGTTCAATTTTCTCTGTTGAGGCCGTAAACAATGAGAAATTTTATTATGATAACATCAATGAATTTTTAGAAAAATTTGAATCAAGATTTGAAGAAGAATCAGAATATGCTGCATATTTCAAAGGTAAAAATGGTTTTGTAGGGTGTAGATATTTAGAAAGAATTGCTGAAGGTGAAGTTAGAGTTTTACTTGTAAATGATAAACCTATCTCTGTTGTACATAAAAAACCTCAAGAGGGTGAATTTTCTGCAACACTTTTTTCTGGAGCTCAATATAGATATGAATCACCAGATGAACCAAAATGGAAAGAAGTTATTAAACTTACTACAAAGGGTTTAAAAGATTTAAAACCTTTTTTAAAGGGTCAAAACTATCCACTTCTTTGGACTATGGATTATATTATGGATTATAATGAGGATGGAACAGATAAATATGTTTTATCTGAAATCAATTGCTCTTGCGTTGGTATTACAACAGAACTTCACTATGCAAAGGAAGTTGCAAAAGTTTTTGAAACAAAAAAGAAAAAGAAAAAATAGGCAACTTAAGAGAAAACTCTTTATAATTTGAAAAAAATTATAAAGAGTAGCTTTGAATAAAAATATATTTTTTGAAACAATTAAATGTGATGACTATGAAGTTTTTAATTTAACTTTCCATGAAGACAGAGTTGCTAAAACAATAGCAAAAAACTTAAACTTACAAGACTATATTTATCCTCCTTCAAATGAACTTTCAAGATGTAAAGTTGTTTATGATGAAAGTTCAATTTTAAGTGTAGATTTTTTCCCTTATAAAAAAAGAGAGATTAATACTTTTAGGATAATCGAAGTAGCTGAGTTAGAGTATTCAAAAAAATATTTTGATAGAACAGAATTAGAGTTATTATTTAATAAAAGAGAGTCTTGTGATGAAATTATTATTATAAAAAATGGTTTAGTTACAGATACCTCAATTGCAAATATCGCTATTTTTGATGGAGATAATTGGATTACACCTAAAAAACCACTTTTAGCAGGAACTACAAGAGCGAGATTACTTAAAAATGCAGAATTAATTGAGAAAGATATTACCCTTGAAATGCTTTTAAATTCTAAAAAACTAGCATTAATGAACGCAATGATTGATTTTGATGAAATTCAAAACTATAGTTTTTCCTATAAATAATCTTTATAAAAAATTTACAATTTTATAATAAGTATAATCATCTATTACATAGGATATAATACAAAACTAATTTAATGCAGGACTAGAAAATGATTAATAACATATTAGAAGATATTGAATATAAAGAATTAGTAAGTACTCAAGTAAAAGATACAATGAATTATTTAGTAAATAAAGGACAGGAGTTTGCAGTAACTGCAAATATTGATGCAGTTGAGTTTAATCCTGAACTTCCAAGTGCAACAAAAGAACAGTTAGCAAAATTTTCTTTATTTGTTTTAAAAAACTACACATATAGTACTATAAAAATTAGTGAAACTCATATAAGTTTTGAAGCTGGTTTTGGAAGTGAAAATTTTGGCTCTACAGTAAAAATTCCATTTTATGCAATCTTTCAAATAGTAGTTGATGAATCAATACTTTTTATTAATTCAGTTGCAACTATTGATAAATATAATGAAAATATAACAAAAGAGAAATCATTAAACGTATTTAAAAATAATCCTAATAACAGAAGATTCAAATAATTTGAAATTAGAAAGAGAAATAAAGACTGCATTTAAAATTTCTATCCCTGTTATGATGGGATACTCTGTTTTAGGTTTTGCCTTTGGATTATTATTAGTATCTTTTGAATATCCTTGGTATTTAGCTCCTTTAATGAGTCTTTTTATTTATGCAGGGGCTTTACAATTTGTTGCAATTAATTTTTTTAATGCTAAAGCAGGTTTTGTAGATATTGCAATCGCTTCTTGGTTTGTAAATTTAAGACAATCTTTTTATGGTTTATCTTTATTAAAAAGATTTAAAAAAACAGGAAAGTTAAAACCCTATTTAATCTTTGGCTTAACAGATGAAACTTATGCACTTCTTACCACAATAAAAGATGATGAACAACTAAAAAAAAAGTGGTACTACTTTTTTTTAACAGCTTTTAACCAATTCTATTGGTTTACAGGAGCAACTTTAGGAGCAATAGTTGGTTCAAATGTTGAATTCAATACAGCAGGTTTAGAATTTTCTTTAACAGCACTATTTGTTGTATTATGTATAGAACAGTATAAAAACTTGAAAAATCCAATTCCTTTTGCTATTGGAACTATTTCTTCTATTATAGCCTTAGCTTTTGTTCCAAGTGATAAAATGCTTATAGTTACTATTTCATTGGCTTTAGTTTTACTTTTCTTTTTTAGGCAGAGGTTAAATGATGAGTAGTATGGAACTTTATATTGCTATTGCAATTATGGCATTGGTAAACTTTTTAACAAGAGTTTTTCCTTTTATCTTTTTTGCAAAAAGAGATTTACCACAATCATTAAATTTTATAGAGAAGTTTTTCCCTGCAACCATAATGACAATCTTGGTATTTTATACACTAAAAGATATAAATTTTTCTTTATACCCTTATGGTATAAAAGAGTTAGCAGGAATATTTTTTACAGCAGTTTTACACCTAGTTCTTAAGAATTATTTGATTTCAATTTTCTTAGGAACTATATTTTATATGGCTTTAGTACAATATCTTTAAGTACTAAAGCTTATATTGTTATAATTTTATTTCTTCCTGTTCTTTTGGCTTTATAAAGTCTTTCATCCGCTAATCTCATAATTGAATCAATACTATTTTCTTTTGTTGGAATGATACTAATTAACCCTCCTGAAATTGTCACAAAATCAGAGATATGGCTTCCTTTATTAGGTATTTTTAGTTCTTTTATTAAAGTTTGAATCTTTAAAATTAATGCTAAGACTTCCTTTTCATTTTTATTAGAAAATAAAATAGTAAACTCTTCTCCACCCACTCTATAAATAGTGATTTCATGTTCTATACATAAGTTTTTTAAAGTTTTAGATACTTTCTTTAATGCTTCATCTCCTTTAGCATGTCCATAAGTATCATTTAACTTTTTAAAATAATCTATATCAAATATTAATACAGTAAGTAGTTTTTGATTTTTTATAGACTCTTTTAGTTCTAAATTAAATTGTTCATCAAAATATCTTCTATTATATATTTTTGTTAGCTGATCAGTCCTTGACAACTCTTCAAGTTTTTTATTAATCTTTTTTAGTTCTCTCTCTGCTCTTAATCTAGCTTTTCTTTCTCTAATTAAATTTATAGTTTTAATAGATAGTTTATCATACATTGAAAGTATAGTCTCTATAAGATTCTTCATCGAACCACTCATCATACTTTCTGTTTCATAAATAGCTTCTTTTATATTTTTACCATCTTCTAAAGACTTTATGATAAGTGCAAATCTTTTATCTTCATCAACTATATGAAAAGCCAGCCATCTAATTAAAAATAGTAAAATCTCTTCAATAACTTCATTATAACTTTTATCTTGATTTTTTTCTTTTAGTTCTAAAACTTTAGGTAAAAAAGATTCATGACTTTTGTAATGTTCTTCAAGAAGCTCTTTATTTACAATATACTCTTTCCAGATTTTTTCTTCACTTTTAAAGTGATATTCTGCATATTTTGCAAGTTCATTAAAAGTCTCTTCAATCTCAATATTTCTTTCTTGAGTAAGACTATTTGCAAGTTTATTAAGAAGATTTATTAATACTCTATGCTCTTTATCAATTTGTTCAATCCCAATTTCAAGGTTCTCATTCCATGGAAATATCTCGAAATTCTCAGTAATTTTTTTAGTCAAACTTATCCCTAGTTAAGTGTAATATCTTTATATTACTATTGTAACAAATGTGACCGAAATGTATTCTTTATTGTAGAAATAAATATATATATTATGTAAGTTTTAAGATGAGCAAAAGCTCATCAGTAAAATTTATTGTTTTGGTGAGAAAGGGAAAAGTGCAGATCCCCAAGTAAGTCCAGCTCCAAAAGCATCAAATAGGATTTTATCTCCTGCTTTGATTTTTCCTTGTTCATAAGCATAATTCATTGCCATAGGAATTGAAGCTGCTGAAGTATTACCATATTTATCTACAGTAACTACTGTTTGTTCTTCATTTAAGCCTAAAGCATCACCTACAGCTTTAATAATTCTGTAGTTTGCTTGATGAGGGATAAAGTGTGTGATATCTTCATTTGTTAAGCCATGTTTTTCCATCATAACTTTTACATCAGAAGTTAATGTTTTAACTGCAAGTTTGAAAGTTTCATTTCCTTTCATTCTAATACAAGCCATCTTATTATCTAAAACTTCTTGTGAGCAAGGGTGTTTACTTCCTCCCCCAGCAGTTTTAATTAAGTCATCATAGTTTCCATCACTTGAGCAGTTCACATCAACTATAGCTTCTTCTTTTTTATCTGTTGCAGAAATAATTGCTGCACCAGCTCCATCTCCAAAAATAAAACAAGTAGTTCTATCTGTATAATCTAAAATTGAAGTATACTTTTCTGCACCAATAATTAGTACATTCTTTTTCATACCAGATTCAATGTATGCTTTTGCTAAAGATACTGCGTATACAAATCCTGTACATGCGGCACTAATATCCATAGCTTGAACTGGTGGTAAATCAAGTTTTGATGCAATTAAACAAGCTGTTGAAGGCATACAAAGATAATCAGGAGTTACTGTTGCACAAATAACTAAATCAATATCTTCTTTTGCAATATTAGCTCTATCAATAGCAACTTGTGCTGCTCTTGCACCTAAGTCAGATGAGGCTTCATTCTCTTCTGATACTCTTCTTTCTTTAATACCTGTTCTTTTTGTAATCCATTCATCTGTTGTATCAATGATTTTTTCAAAATCAAAATTAGTCATAATTTTAGGAGGGATATAAGCTCCAATTGATCTAAACGCTGCATAAGCCATAAAAAAATTCCTTAAATAAAAAAGAGGATTAAGAGCTAAATCTCTTTAATCTCTCTTCAATATCGTTGTTTAAGTTAGAACTTGCACTATTGATAGCTTGAAAAATAGCATTTTGTATAGCTTTAGGGTTTGATTTTCCATGTGCAATAATTACAGGAGCTTTTACACCTAATAATGGTGCACCACCATATTCTGCATAGTCTACTCTAACTTTTAAGTTTTTGAACACCTTTCTCATTAATACTGCACCAGCAATTGAGATAAGTGATCTTTTAAGATTCTTTTTAATAATTTTACCAATAGTATCTGCAACACCTTCTGCAGTTTTTAATAAAATATTACCAATAAATCCATCACAAACAACTACATCAACTGAGCCTTTAAATACATCACTACCTTCAACATTTCCTGCAAAGTTAGGAATTTTTGAAATTAGTTTAAAAGCCTCTTTAGTAACTTCGTTACCTTTACTCTCTTCTTCTCCATTACTTAATAAACCAACTAATGGTTCATCAATTTGTAGAACATCTCTTGCATAAACTTGACCCATAACTGCAAATTCAAAAAGATTTTTTGCATCACAGTCAACATTAGCTCCAACATCTAATACTAATGTATTTTGATTTTCACTTGTAGGCATTAATGTTGCAATAGCAGGTCTAGTTACACCTTTAATTCTTCCAATTCTTAGTGTCGCTAAAGACATTGAAGCACCAGAGTGACCAGCAGAAACTACTGCATCAGCTTCTCCAGTTTTTACTAGATCAATAGCTTTATAAATTGTAGATTCTTTTCTCTTTAATGCATCAGTAGCAGAGTCACTCATACTAATTACATCATCAGTATGTATAATTTCTACTCTATTTAATAAATATGAAGGGATTAAGTTTTCAAGTTGAGTTTTATCACCTACTGCTATAGCAGTAAAGTTGTTGTTTAGTTTTAGAGCGGCAATCAAACCGTCTATTATAGGTTGAGGACCAAAGTCCCCACCCATAGCATCAATAGCAATTTTTAGCATTAGTTTTTATATTCACCAGTATTTGGGTTAACCATATGAGGCATTTTCCAAGTTCCGTCACTATCTTTTACTGGTCTTTTTAAAGTAATTTTATAGTGAGTTCTTCTCTTAGCTGCTCTAGTATGAGATACTCTTCTCTTAGGTACTGCCATGTTTTTCTCCTTATTTAATATTCTTTATCAACTAAATCACTCTCTGTACAATTATTACAGATGTGATAGTCACTATATATAGATGATATTTCACTTTGAATAATTTCATCAAAATCAATAATATTATCATCTACTTCTATAACTAAGTCTTCTGACTCAGAGGAATCGTTTTTGAAAATACCATCACTTATCAAGAAATTAAACTCTTCCTCTAAAGTAACAGTATCATCTTCACCGCATCTTGCACATTGAACTGTAGTTTTTCCACTAATAGTGCTGTCTACTTTGACTAAAGATGGCGATATTTTACAAAAAGTACCTTCAATTTTAACTGAATTGTGTTCAGCACTAAAAATTTTAGGGCTTTGTGGTACTTTTCTAAATTCTATTTTCATTGAAAATTTTAACTATATTAACAAATTTCTCTATCTGAGAAGAAAAATTTAATTTCGATTGCTGCATTTTCTAATGAATCTGAACCGTGAACTGCATTTGCATCAATTGAGTCAGCAAAATCAGCTCTGATTGTTCCAGCAGCTGCTTCTTTAGGGTTTGTAGCACCCATTAAGTCTCTATTTTTAGCCATTGCATTTTCACCTTCTAAAACAGAAACTACAACTGGTCCAGAAATCATGAATTCAACTAATTCACCAAAGAAAGGTCTTTCTGCGTGAACTGCGTAGAATGCTTCTGCATCAGCTTTTGATAACTGTACTTTTTTAGTTGCAGCAATTCTTAATCCGTTTGATTCAAATCTGTCTAAGATTTTACCAACAACGTTTTTTGCTACTGCATCAGGTTTAATGATTGATAACGTTTGTTCCATAGGTATTTTCCTCATTTAATTTTTAAGTCGCGGATTATACCTAAAAAATAAAAAAAAGGCAAGTAGTAAAAAAACTACTCACCTTTTAATAAAATATTCTATATATAAATGTTAAAAATTAATATTAATCTTCAACGCAAGGTTCACCTGCAGTCATACCATCTCTAACTGGGTGAGAAGCACCTTCTCTTACATCCCATACGATACAACCTTCAGTTGGACATGCTTCTGCACATGCTGGTTCATCATTGTCCCCAATACATTCAGTACATGTTTCAGGGTTTACATAATAAATATCTTCTCCAGTTGGATTTTCATCATTATCAACAATTGATTCAGTAGGACATTCATCTAAACATGCATCGCAATTAATACAAATGTCTGTAATTTTAACTGCCATTTTATAACTCCTTGTTAAATTTTAGAAACTTTATCACACTAATAATAAATTTATCATTAAATCTATGTATTATTAGAAATCCCACAGAAAGGCACTTTAATGAAAATAATAACAACTATCAAATAGTAATATTTTGAATATTTGGATAAATTTTTTCCTAAAGTAAAGATTATCTTAAATTTTTTATTTATCTTTATACTTATTATTTATTTTAAAAAAATTCTACTATAATGATGTCACAAAAATTTTAATTAAAGGAAATTATATGTTAGTTACAAAAAAAGCTCCAGATTTCACAGCTACAGCAGTACTTGCTGATGGTTCAATTGTTGAAGATTTTAACCTTTATGATAACATCGGTGAGAAAGGTGCGGTATTATTTTTCTATCCATTAGATTTTACATTCGTTTGTCCTTCAGAAATTATCGCATTCTCTAAAAGAATTGAAGAATTTACTTCAAGAGGTATCAATGTAATTGGTGTTTCTGTAGATTCTCAATTTTCTCACTTCGCATGGAGAGAGACTCCAGTTGAAAATGGTGGAATTGGAAGAATTAAATATCCATTAGTTGCAGACTTAAGCAAACAAATTTCTAAAGATTATGATGTATTATTCGGAGAGTCTGTTGCATTAAGAGGATCTTTCTTAATTGATAAAGATGGAACTGTAAGACACGCTGTAATCAATGACTTACCATTAGGAAGAAACATTGATGAAATGATTAGAATGGTAGATACAATGTTATTTACAAATGAACATGGTGAAGTTTGTCCTGCAGGATGGACTAAAGGTGATGAGGGTATGAAAGCAAACAAAGATGGTGTTGCTGAATATCTTGCTAAACACGAAGGTGACTTATAATAGTTAATAAAGATGCCTAATTTAGGCATCTTTATCTTTATAAAATATAAATTTCTTGACATTTTTTTAAATAAACACTAAAATACAACACAAATTCTTAATAACACTACAAAACTTACATTACATTAATATGTAATTCTATAAAAGGCAAAATATACTTATGGAAGAGTCAAAAACTCAATCTAAAACAAAATCTACGGCAAGTAGAAAAGCAAGAACTCATGTGCCTGTTGAGGGGTACAAAATCGAACAACTTAGGGAACTTCCCCTTGAAGAACTTCTTAAAATAGCAAAAGAATTAGAAGTAGAAAACCCGCAAGAGCTAAAAAGACAAGACCTTATGTTTAACATCTTGAAGTCTCAAATTGACCAAGGTGGTTTTATTCTATTTACAGGAATACTTGAAATAAAAGATGGTGGTTTTGGTTTTTTAAGAGCAATGGATGGAAACTTCTCTGATACATCAAATGATTCATATGTATCAGCAACTCAAATTAGAAAATTTGCATTAAGAACAGGTGACATTGTTACAGGGCAGGTTAGACCTCCTAATAAGGAGAGTGAAAAATATAATGCTTTATTAAAAATTGAAGCAATAAACTACCTACCAATCAATGAATCAAAAAACAGACCTTTATTTGACAACTTAACTCCTTTATACTCAACAGATAGATTTAAATTTGAATATGATCAAACAAAAATGACAGGAAGAATGTTAGATTTATTTGCTCCAATGGGTAAAGGACAAAGAGGACTTATTGTTGCACCTCCTAAAACTGGTAAAACAGAACTACTAAAAGAGTTAGCACATGGGATTACTAGAAA
This sequence is a window from Halarcobacter bivalviorum. Protein-coding genes within it:
- a CDS encoding YceD family protein encodes the protein MKIEFRKVPQSPKIFSAEHNSVKIEGTFCKISPSLVKVDSTISGKTTVQCARCGEDDTVTLEEEFNFLISDGIFKNDSSESEDLVIEVDDNIIDFDEIIQSEISSIYSDYHICNNCTESDLVDKEY
- a CDS encoding aminodeoxychorismate synthase component I; amino-acid sequence: MNKNLQSILNKYGSLKEPFFFTISYDLSQFYIKPLEELPSDIKFEINEKISSKLSHKESLVKTPISFDKYKKSFETLQNHIKEGNSYILNLTAKTRIETKFSLDEIYEKANAKYKLKFFDKFVCFSPEKFVEIKKNKIATYPMKGTIDSSIENASAKILGNIKEMAEHTMVVDLLRNDLGIVANKIKVEKFRYIDKINAGDKKLLQVSSKISGQLDENWHAKIGDILTALLPAGSITGTPKKKTVEILKENENYDRGFYTGIFGVYDGNSLNSCVMIRFIEKDEEGNLYYKSGGGITCDSNVEDEYKELIDKVYLPF
- a CDS encoding GGDEF domain-containing protein; this translates as MTKKITENFEIFPWNENLEIGIEQIDKEHRVLINLLNKLANSLTQERNIEIEETFNELAKYAEYHFKSEEKIWKEYIVNKELLEEHYKSHESFLPKVLELKEKNQDKSYNEVIEEILLFLIRWLAFHIVDEDKRFALIIKSLEDGKNIKEAIYETESMMSGSMKNLIETILSMYDKLSIKTINLIRERKARLRAERELKKINKKLEELSRTDQLTKIYNRRYFDEQFNLELKESIKNQKLLTVLIFDIDYFKKLNDTYGHAKGDEALKKVSKTLKNLCIEHEITIYRVGGEEFTILFSNKNEKEVLALILKIQTLIKELKIPNKGSHISDFVTISGGLISIIPTKENSIDSIMRLADERLYKAKRTGRNKIITI
- a CDS encoding aspartate carbamoyltransferase catalytic subunit → MQHLIRTADFTNEEILELFDDARMFLDMQSNEVLKGKIVVNLFFEDSTRTRSAFEMAAKRLGAQVISLDVGRSSRSKGETIFDTIANINAMKPDAITIRHSECGLPGSLVDHVDCPIINAGDGKHAHPTQSLLDLFTIYEHFNGQVEGKKVAIIGDVKSSRVAGSNRRLLPRFGMDVCFVAPDCFKYEDSEFKQYDTLDEIIDEVDVVMSLRTQLERHDEVYFTSLTDYAKNYCITKDTFGDRDILLLHPGPVNRNIDISDEMLVDPRNKILEQVRNGVAVRMAILKKLIK
- the rpmF gene encoding 50S ribosomal protein L32, with product MAVPKRRVSHTRAAKRRTHYKITLKRPVKDSDGTWKMPHMVNPNTGEYKN
- a CDS encoding peroxiredoxin gives rise to the protein MLVTKKAPDFTATAVLADGSIVEDFNLYDNIGEKGAVLFFYPLDFTFVCPSEIIAFSKRIEEFTSRGINVIGVSVDSQFSHFAWRETPVENGGIGRIKYPLVADLSKQISKDYDVLFGESVALRGSFLIDKDGTVRHAVINDLPLGRNIDEMIRMVDTMLFTNEHGEVCPAGWTKGDEGMKANKDGVAEYLAKHEGDL
- a CDS encoding branched-chain amino acid transporter permease encodes the protein MSSMELYIAIAIMALVNFLTRVFPFIFFAKRDLPQSLNFIEKFFPATIMTILVFYTLKDINFSLYPYGIKELAGIFFTAVLHLVLKNYLISIFLGTIFYMALVQYL
- a CDS encoding AzlC family ABC transporter permease translates to MKLEREIKTAFKISIPVMMGYSVLGFAFGLLLVSFEYPWYLAPLMSLFIYAGALQFVAINFFNAKAGFVDIAIASWFVNLRQSFYGLSLLKRFKKTGKLKPYLIFGLTDETYALLTTIKDDEQLKKKWYYFFLTAFNQFYWFTGATLGAIVGSNVEFNTAGLEFSLTALFVVLCIEQYKNLKNPIPFAIGTISSIIALAFVPSDKMLIVTISLALVLLFFFRQRLNDE
- the plsX gene encoding phosphate acyltransferase PlsX, which encodes MLKIAIDAMGGDFGPQPIIDGLIAALKLNNNFTAIAVGDKTQLENLIPSYLLNRVEIIHTDDVISMSDSATDALKRKESTIYKAIDLVKTGEADAVVSAGHSGASMSLATLRIGRIKGVTRPAIATLMPTSENQNTLVLDVGANVDCDAKNLFEFAVMGQVYARDVLQIDEPLVGLLSNGEEESKGNEVTKEAFKLISKIPNFAGNVEGSDVFKGSVDVVVCDGFIGNILLKTAEGVADTIGKIIKKNLKRSLISIAGAVLMRKVFKNLKVRVDYAEYGGAPLLGVKAPVIIAHGKSNPKAIQNAIFQAINSASSNLNNDIEERLKRFSS
- a CDS encoding aminotransferase class IV family protein; amino-acid sequence: MNKNIFFETIKCDDYEVFNLTFHEDRVAKTIAKNLNLQDYIYPPSNELSRCKVVYDESSILSVDFFPYKKREINTFRIIEVAELEYSKKYFDRTELELLFNKRESCDEIIIIKNGLVTDTSIANIAIFDGDNWITPKKPLLAGTTRARLLKNAELIEKDITLEMLLNSKKLALMNAMIDFDEIQNYSFSYK
- a CDS encoding Cj0069 family protein, producing the protein MRNTIFVIEYTKGSDKGFDGFRPDTKPILNAIEEVTDYKTEIVFYRPNRKYELLDYLKEKAVAVISRINPGNLKEVDEYFQFLKALGNSGVEVHTHPDVMINLDFKDILAKLKGTRLGDKDTYFYNTFTDFARKFPSDLDKYGIRVLKTNYGSTGEGVYLVSKKDDGSIFSVEAVNNEKFYYDNINEFLEKFESRFEEESEYAAYFKGKNGFVGCRYLERIAEGEVRVLLVNDKPISVVHKKPQEGEFSATLFSGAQYRYESPDEPKWKEVIKLTTKGLKDLKPFLKGQNYPLLWTMDYIMDYNEDGTDKYVLSEINCSCVGITTELHYAKEVAKVFETKKKKKK
- a CDS encoding beta-ketoacyl-ACP synthase III, with amino-acid sequence MAYAAFRSIGAYIPPKIMTNFDFEKIIDTTDEWITKRTGIKERRVSEENEASSDLGARAAQVAIDRANIAKEDIDLVICATVTPDYLCMPSTACLIASKLDLPPVQAMDISAACTGFVYAVSLAKAYIESGMKKNVLIIGAEKYTSILDYTDRTTCFIFGDGAGAAIISATDKKEEAIVDVNCSSDGNYDDLIKTAGGGSKHPCSQEVLDNKMACIRMKGNETFKLAVKTLTSDVKVMMEKHGLTNEDITHFIPHQANYRIIKAVGDALGLNEEQTVVTVDKYGNTSAASIPMAMNYAYEQGKIKAGDKILFDAFGAGLTWGSALFPFSPKQ
- the rho gene encoding transcription termination factor Rho, giving the protein MEESKTQSKTKSTASRKARTHVPVEGYKIEQLRELPLEELLKIAKELEVENPQELKRQDLMFNILKSQIDQGGFILFTGILEIKDGGFGFLRAMDGNFSDTSNDSYVSATQIRKFALRTGDIVTGQVRPPNKESEKYNALLKIEAINYLPINESKNRPLFDNLTPLYSTDRFKFEYDQTKMTGRMLDLFAPMGKGQRGLIVAPPKTGKTELLKELAHGITRNHPDTHLMVLLIDERPEEVTDMQRSVKGEVYSSTFDLPAQNHVRVAEIVIEKAKRLVEMKKDVVILLDSITRLARAYNTVTPSSGKVLSGGVDANALHKPKRFFGAARNIEEGGSLTIISTALIETGSKMDEVIFEEFKGTGNSEVVLSRDAANRRVYPALDITKSGTRKEELLLSPEILQKTWILRNAIASMDEVEALKFLYSKMQKTKDNEEFFASMNE
- a CDS encoding 4Fe-4S dicluster domain-containing protein — its product is MAVKITDICINCDACLDECPTESIVDNDENPTGEDIYYVNPETCTECIGDNDEPACAEACPTEGCIVWDVREGASHPVRDGMTAGEPCVED
- the ndk gene encoding nucleoside-diphosphate kinase, with protein sequence MEQTLSIIKPDAVAKNVVGKILDRFESNGLRIAATKKVQLSKADAEAFYAVHAERPFFGELVEFMISGPVVVSVLEGENAMAKNRDLMGATNPKEAAAGTIRADFADSIDANAVHGSDSLENAAIEIKFFFSDREIC